The sequence CCGGCTGATCACGCGTTGCTAAAGCCGTTACTTGGGTGACATGATTTTGCCAGTGTAGCGAAGGGAGCCAAACCAACGCGGCACCAGCCAATCCAAAGGCCCAGCCGAACTGTCGCCAGTCAATCCGTATCCACAACACCGCTACCAAGCCATAGAGCAACAGCATCAGGCCCAATGGCAAAGCCCCGACGACAACCAAGCTACCGGGTAATCGACTGGCCAATTCGACGATCGCCAACAGCAACGCAATCGGGTAATGCAACAGCAACGAACTCCAACTCGCCGCCACCGGCCACAGCACCGCCAGCAGAGCATTCAGTATCCCCCCCAGACTAATCACAATCACCAACGGCGTCGTGCTCAAATTCACCAGGAGACTGTAGGGCGACATCACCCCAAAGGTATGTAACTGCAACGGCACCGTCCAAATAAACGCCGCGATCGGCACCGCCAATGCCCCCGCTATCCCCTGTGGCAACCAAGTCAACCCCTGCATCAACCAAGGCACCGTCACAATCAACCCCAGGGTCGCTAACACACTAAACTGAAAGCCTAAATCCCACATCCAGAGTGGATTTGCGATTAACAATAACGTCGTCGCACCAAGCAATGACCGAAGCGCATCCACCTGACGATCGACCACAACCGCCAACAGCACCGCAAAGCCCATCACCACGGCCCGACAAACCGAAGGCTGGAGACCAGTCAGACCCAGAAATAGCAATAAAGCGACGGCCCCCAGACCAAATCGCCAACGTGATGACAAACGTTGGGTCAACCATAAAACCGCATTCAGCAACAGCGCCACATGAAAACCGGAAGCGGCTAAAACATGGGCAAGCCCCACTTGAGCAAATTGGTCTTTCAGCGCAAACGGCAGATCAACAACACGTCCACCCAAAACGATCGCACTGAGCATTGCCCCTTCTGGCGCTGGCAACTTCACAGCTTGCGCACGGATTATCCGTCGCTGGATTTGCCACAATCCCCAACGCTGCGGTTGGGCCTCAAACTCTAGGGATTCACCGCGCAGGCCAGCAAAGCTATTTTGCCGGCGCAGAAATTGCTGAAAATCAAACCCATCAGGATTTTTCGCGGCCTGGGGTCGATAGAGATTCCCCTTAACTTTCACCTTCAACCCTGGATGCACATCTGCCCCAACAGCGGGCGGCACAGTCACATATAATCGCCCACGCGCAAGCGCGGGTGATGTCGTCAATCGGGGCGCAAGCGGCCCCACATCCAGCCCTTCAACTTGCAACCAAATCTGCATCTGCTCACTGCGAGTCAGGCGCGGCAAGGATTCTACGACACCTTGAACAATTACTTCCCGCGATCGCAACACCGGCACAAACCGACTCACATCGGTGCTCCCCGGCTGTGGCAAA comes from Romeriopsis navalis LEGE 11480 and encodes:
- a CDS encoding ComEC/Rec2 family competence protein, translating into MQITTIVWLCLAYMLGLVATGLAIAQPWLGIGLLLVGVAFEFSFRRWWRARLPVWFCLIMAGVALVATLHYQWRLPQPGSTDVSRFVPVLRSREVIVQGVVESLPRLTRSEQMQIWLQVEGLDVGPLAPRLTTSPALARGRLYVTVPPAVGADVHPGLKVKVKGNLYRPQAAKNPDGFDFQQFLRRQNSFAGLRGESLEFEAQPQRWGLWQIQRRIIRAQAVKLPAPEGAMLSAIVLGGRVVDLPFALKDQFAQVGLAHVLAASGFHVALLLNAVLWLTQRLSSRWRFGLGAVALLLFLGLTGLQPSVCRAVVMGFAVLLAVVVDRQVDALRSLLGATTLLLIANPLWMWDLGFQFSVLATLGLIVTVPWLMQGLTWLPQGIAGALAVPIAAFIWTVPLQLHTFGVMSPYSLLVNLSTTPLVIVISLGGILNALLAVLWPVAASWSSLLLHYPIALLLAIVELASRLPGSLVVVGALPLGLMLLLYGLVAVLWIRIDWRQFGWAFGLAGAALVWLPSLHWQNHVTQVTALATRDQPVLVVQDRGKTGLVNSGKARTASLTVLPFLQQQGVSRLDWAIALSRQGQPQDQPTGWQALADRFGLGHLHHVSQAVALPQSQMLAVDRSVKLGRSRGSQVSASPDVLSLRVAKQRWLLFAGLPGRAQPDLVSVSGLQNHQVMWWPGGRLRQSLVGQIQPNVAIAYGRRLDTLTEEMLERQGVQVFWLKRDGAVQWREGKGFRSTLTGVDAKGVLL